In Haloplanus rubicundus, one DNA window encodes the following:
- a CDS encoding type II toxin-antitoxin system HicB family antitoxin, giving the protein MSQAHDSDDAGDVSLSLEDEWYVARDEETGVASQGKTRAEALANLAEALVLHERPVPDAEEHRRTGRS; this is encoded by the coding sequence ATGAGTCAGGCCCACGACTCCGACGACGCTGGCGACGTATCGCTCTCCCTTGAGGACGAGTGGTACGTCGCTCGCGATGAGGAGACGGGTGTCGCGAGCCAGGGGAAAACGCGGGCCGAAGCGCTCGCGAATCTCGCTGAGGCACTAGTGCTCCACGAGCGGCCAGTCCCTGACGCTGAAGAGCATCGCCGAACAGGCCGGAGCTGA
- a CDS encoding RNA-guided endonuclease InsQ/TnpB family protein, which translates to MEVRRTALVKLVVPDERRDDLHESARQFLHCANRAVEFCWSNSSYTECVTANTTARDALYDELRDETDLTANLVQEAIRRAVQAVKGCVERWKQAKRVSQPEFTSWSMLYDKRSATFYRNKVSLSTVNGRVECSFELPSDSPTPYERYVLSEEFEFRASTLQYDAVDDEFYFHIPTRKYDSVGDGESSEISEDTEHQTVLGIDLGVNSLAVSSTGRFWQGDDYDHWCREFEKRRGELQQCGTQAAHNALLRLGKREDAWRKQYIHTVANELVTEAVEHDCNVIVFEDLTNIRERLPQAKWHHVWAFRRLYEYVSYKAPEQGVSVEQVEPNHTSQRCSRIDCGFTHEDNRHGEHFCCQKCGYEVNADYNAAKNIGTRYARKRTHRLRSSPKSGSGDVPVNVRLNGGMLNGKSYQRIAGD; encoded by the coding sequence ATGGAGGTCCGGCGTACCGCGCTCGTCAAACTCGTCGTTCCCGATGAGCGACGCGACGACCTCCACGAATCCGCCCGGCAGTTCCTTCACTGCGCTAACCGTGCCGTTGAGTTCTGTTGGTCTAACAGCTCCTACACCGAGTGCGTCACGGCCAACACGACCGCACGAGACGCGCTCTACGACGAGCTCCGCGACGAAACCGATCTCACCGCGAATCTCGTCCAAGAAGCCATCCGACGCGCCGTCCAGGCCGTCAAAGGATGCGTCGAACGGTGGAAACAAGCGAAACGAGTGAGTCAACCGGAGTTCACCTCGTGGAGTATGCTCTACGACAAACGGAGTGCCACATTCTACCGGAACAAAGTCTCGCTCTCCACCGTCAACGGGCGTGTCGAGTGCAGCTTTGAACTTCCTTCGGACAGCCCTACGCCGTATGAGCGATACGTGTTGTCCGAGGAGTTTGAGTTCCGAGCGAGTACACTCCAGTACGACGCAGTGGACGACGAGTTCTACTTCCACATCCCCACTCGAAAGTACGACTCTGTAGGAGACGGCGAGTCGTCCGAGATTTCGGAAGATACCGAGCACCAAACAGTCCTTGGTATCGACCTCGGCGTCAATTCACTCGCCGTCTCCTCCACGGGGAGATTCTGGCAGGGAGACGACTACGATCACTGGTGTCGGGAGTTCGAGAAGCGACGTGGAGAACTGCAACAGTGCGGCACCCAAGCCGCGCACAACGCCCTTCTTCGACTCGGCAAGCGCGAAGACGCGTGGCGGAAACAGTACATCCACACGGTCGCCAACGAGCTCGTCACCGAAGCCGTTGAACACGACTGTAACGTAATCGTGTTCGAAGACCTAACCAACATTCGAGAGCGTCTCCCGCAGGCGAAGTGGCACCACGTGTGGGCGTTCCGACGCCTGTACGAGTACGTTTCCTACAAGGCCCCCGAACAGGGTGTCTCCGTGGAGCAAGTCGAACCGAACCACACGTCTCAACGCTGTTCTCGAATTGACTGTGGGTTCACGCACGAGGATAACCGCCACGGAGAACACTTCTGTTGCCAGAAGTGCGGGTACGAAGTGAACGCGGACTACAACGCTGCGAAGAACATCGGGACGCGGTACGCTCGTAAGCGGACACACAGACTCCGTTCCTCGCCCAAGTCGGGGAGCGGAGACGTACCAGTAAACGTGCGTTTGAATGGTGGGATGTTGAACGGCAAGAGTTACCAGCGTATTGCTGGCGACTGA
- a CDS encoding phage NrS-1 polymerase family protein, with translation MNTVTDSKIPDTIRSFEQWICWREDERDGKPTKVPIKPYRTSGNPLASVTDSGTWRDFETALTYHRESAFRTDGVGFVFDPEAEIVGVDLDNCRDAESGDLEPWAVDIIDRLDSYTEVSPSGTGIHVLVKGELHPGRNRRGDVEMYDRDRFFTVTGSHVPETREDIARRQDALQAVHHDYVQTAGDMDEATTLPEMATNRPSQTEVDEAEVTRRSSSTRLSGPNSETHGPSAHDFSVVDDPALEAALHGLSLNDLPEPIPRTIDEAAGPGVNLSDTELLRRATASKSGRTIQALLDGDSSLWCGRDSRYPSQSEADMGLCFYLAFWTGGDPERIDRLFRESGLMREKWDRRHYANGATYGNVCIARTLLKLNDYYTPPGGGSGADTNASQWPAPKEPTGRTDISQSPLELPRNPSTDASGDSATRPSANRAAQPIDMTAVEDAQRLATTVKRQQAQLDAYEERIADLETHLRLYRIALNHQSSDASFSDDSPEVESATYDSQLPHPTSLTLTGSLVEGGACPCPRPRPRQGGR, from the coding sequence ATGAACACTGTCACCGACAGTAAGATTCCTGATACAATCCGGTCGTTCGAGCAGTGGATTTGTTGGCGCGAGGACGAGCGCGACGGCAAGCCGACGAAGGTCCCGATCAAACCGTACCGGACTAGTGGCAACCCGCTCGCGAGCGTGACCGACTCTGGAACATGGCGGGATTTCGAGACCGCACTCACGTATCATCGCGAGAGCGCTTTCCGCACCGACGGGGTCGGATTCGTGTTCGACCCCGAGGCGGAGATCGTCGGCGTTGACCTGGACAACTGTCGCGACGCTGAGAGTGGAGACTTGGAGCCGTGGGCTGTCGACATTATCGACCGACTGGACTCTTACACGGAGGTCTCTCCCTCGGGAACGGGCATCCACGTCCTCGTCAAGGGTGAACTTCACCCGGGACGGAATCGCCGGGGTGATGTCGAGATGTATGATCGGGATCGGTTTTTCACCGTGACCGGTTCTCACGTGCCCGAGACGCGCGAAGATATCGCTCGTCGACAGGATGCTCTGCAAGCCGTGCATCATGACTACGTCCAAACCGCCGGCGACATGGACGAGGCCACGACGCTGCCGGAGATGGCAACAAATCGTCCGTCACAGACCGAGGTGGATGAAGCGGAGGTAACTAGAAGATCATCATCCACTCGTCTGAGTGGTCCAAACTCAGAGACTCACGGACCGTCCGCCCATGATTTTTCAGTAGTGGACGATCCAGCGCTTGAGGCAGCGCTGCACGGGCTGTCGCTGAACGACCTTCCTGAACCGATCCCCCGAACGATCGACGAGGCTGCCGGTCCTGGCGTGAATCTCTCCGATACGGAACTGCTCAGGCGGGCAACAGCCTCGAAAAGTGGCCGGACTATCCAGGCACTCTTGGACGGCGATAGCTCGCTGTGGTGCGGGCGGGACAGCCGGTATCCTTCGCAGTCTGAGGCCGATATGGGGCTGTGCTTTTATTTGGCCTTCTGGACGGGCGGCGATCCTGAGCGAATTGATCGACTGTTCCGTGAGTCCGGGTTGATGCGCGAGAAGTGGGACCGGCGTCACTACGCCAATGGGGCGACCTATGGAAATGTCTGTATTGCTCGGACGTTGCTGAAACTCAATGACTACTATACTCCTCCAGGCGGTGGCTCTGGAGCGGATACCAACGCGAGCCAGTGGCCGGCTCCGAAGGAACCGACTGGACGAACCGATATCTCCCAATCTCCTCTCGAACTACCCCGGAATCCTTCCACGGACGCGTCCGGGGACAGTGCAACGCGGCCGTCTGCCAATCGTGCAGCGCAGCCAATCGATATGACCGCGGTTGAGGATGCCCAGCGGCTGGCCACCACGGTGAAGCGCCAACAGGCGCAACTTGACGCCTACGAGGAGCGGATCGCGGACCTCGAAACACACCTTCGGTTGTACCGGATCGCGCTCAATCACCAGTCCAGCGACGCGTCTTTTTCCGACGACTCACCTGAGGTCGAGAGCGCTACGTACGATAGTCAACTACCCCACCCTACTTCGCTCACCCTGACGGGTTCGCTCGTTGAGGGTGGGGCTTGTCCGTGTCCTCGGCCTCGACCCCGTCAGGGTGGGCGATGA
- a CDS encoding HVO_A0114 family putative DNA-binding protein, whose amino-acid sequence MNDTTPPLHPMEREQLRAESTLVVTVKSSSEFHDDVTDGIETLERGDVVDSTPTLSFTSYDDLMETLTPRVLDLIEAIRREEPASINETARVVDRDVKNVHEELSWLAQLGIIFFEEDGQSKRPVVWFDELVINLPFDPEAGDTATAAP is encoded by the coding sequence ATGAACGATACCACGCCGCCGCTGCACCCGATGGAGCGCGAACAGCTTCGGGCCGAATCAACCCTCGTCGTGACTGTAAAGTCGTCCAGTGAGTTCCACGACGACGTCACCGACGGGATCGAGACGCTCGAACGGGGCGACGTGGTGGATTCCACGCCGACGCTCTCGTTCACCAGCTACGACGATCTGATGGAGACGCTGACGCCGCGCGTCCTCGATCTCATCGAAGCCATCCGCCGGGAAGAGCCAGCCAGCATCAACGAGACTGCACGGGTCGTTGACCGGGACGTGAAGAACGTCCACGAGGAACTCAGCTGGCTCGCCCAGCTGGGCATCATCTTCTTCGAGGAAGACGGCCAGAGTAAGCGCCCGGTCGTCTGGTTCGACGAACTCGTCATCAACCTCCCGTTCGATCCAGAGGCTGGCGACACGGCCACTGCCGCGCCGTAA
- a CDS encoding transcription initiation factor IIB → MPLKDVYERNFDEDVPAAGQSSRGCPECGGLVHTNSIETTCEDCGLVLEDRPIDHGSEWRALDGGERTERKRTGPPLTPARHDRGLSSEIGFDRTDANGIALSGRKTGQLARLRRENRRGRWASKAEKNLAHGLSDVRRMSGALNLARSLRDQACQIFRIAAEQGLMRGRSIEAMTAASVYAACRCAGLPRPLEEITAVAAVPHDRVQNAYTVLNRELRLPAMTVGPAGYIPRLASELDISPATRRRAADLARVMIAAGAISGCKPAGIAAACLYQAGLEQGERVTQRVLADAAGITPVTLRTRWKHLQALLID, encoded by the coding sequence ATGCCACTGAAAGATGTCTATGAGCGGAACTTCGACGAGGACGTTCCCGCTGCCGGCCAGTCCAGTAGAGGCTGTCCCGAGTGCGGCGGCCTTGTCCACACGAACAGCATTGAGACGACCTGTGAAGACTGTGGGTTGGTCCTTGAGGATCGTCCGATTGACCACGGCTCGGAGTGGCGAGCACTCGACGGGGGCGAGCGCACCGAACGAAAGCGAACTGGGCCACCGCTGACGCCTGCCCGTCACGATCGCGGGCTATCGAGTGAGATCGGCTTCGACCGGACTGACGCGAACGGGATTGCGCTGTCGGGTCGGAAGACCGGGCAGCTTGCCCGCCTCCGGCGAGAAAATCGTCGAGGGCGGTGGGCCAGCAAGGCAGAGAAGAACCTTGCTCACGGGCTCTCTGATGTGCGACGAATGAGTGGCGCACTCAACTTGGCACGAAGCCTTCGCGATCAGGCCTGCCAGATCTTCCGGATCGCCGCCGAACAAGGTCTCATGCGCGGCCGCTCGATCGAGGCGATGACCGCTGCAAGTGTCTATGCCGCCTGCCGGTGTGCTGGGCTTCCTCGGCCGCTTGAGGAAATCACGGCTGTGGCCGCCGTCCCGCATGACCGCGTGCAAAATGCCTACACCGTTCTCAACCGAGAACTCCGGCTTCCGGCGATGACGGTTGGTCCTGCTGGATACATCCCTCGTCTCGCCTCAGAGCTCGATATCTCGCCAGCGACTCGTCGACGGGCTGCGGACCTCGCCCGCGTGATGATCGCTGCCGGCGCCATCAGTGGCTGTAAGCCAGCCGGTATCGCAGCGGCGTGTCTCTACCAGGCTGGGCTAGAGCAAGGCGAACGAGTGACACAGCGTGTGCTAGCTGATGCAGCGGGCATTACGCCGGTGACGCTACGTACTCGCTGGAAACACCTCCAGGCCCTCCTCATCGACTGA
- a CDS encoding RNA-guided endonuclease InsQ/TnpB family protein: MHYNYKYRLNPSEALEEELLHHVDTCRQLYNHVHHLLNEADDIPARYEVQGRLPDLKTWWDDLGDVHSKVLQMVVKRVYDNLSTLKAQKENGRAVGMLKWKPPREYRSLTYNQSGFELKNTSGRPTLWLSKIGEIPIHLHRDIPENATIKQVAVKREPTGEWYATFGIDVDEDTPEMLENPERVVGIDVGILKYAHDTDGYAIKSPDFIEERKRLECAQRDLSRKEHGSENWEKQRQVVAERHANLKRKRRDFLHKLSNYYAREYDLVAVEDLDAKGLVELPGNSRNRAGAAWGTFLRMLEYKCEREGTYFVAVDPKDTTKECASCGVKTDKPLWVREHSCPSCGFEADRDANAAWNILSRGLEDVGVGYSESTPVETALPVDTVVSAKRVVETGSPTLKERTASAVSE; encoded by the coding sequence ATGCACTACAACTACAAGTATCGACTCAACCCGTCAGAAGCCCTCGAAGAGGAGCTTCTGCACCACGTCGATACTTGTAGGCAACTGTACAATCACGTCCACCACCTGCTCAACGAGGCAGACGACATTCCCGCTCGCTACGAGGTGCAGGGGCGACTCCCCGACCTCAAAACGTGGTGGGACGACCTCGGAGATGTCCACTCGAAAGTTCTCCAGATGGTCGTCAAGCGCGTCTACGACAACCTCTCAACGCTCAAAGCACAGAAGGAGAACGGACGCGCCGTGGGGATGCTCAAGTGGAAACCACCTCGGGAGTATCGGTCGCTCACCTACAACCAGTCCGGCTTCGAACTCAAGAACACGAGTGGTCGGCCCACGTTGTGGTTGAGCAAGATCGGCGAGATCCCGATTCACCTCCACCGAGACATCCCTGAGAACGCGACCATCAAACAAGTCGCGGTCAAACGCGAACCCACGGGCGAGTGGTATGCCACGTTCGGTATCGACGTGGACGAGGATACACCAGAGATGCTGGAGAACCCCGAGAGGGTGGTCGGAATCGACGTGGGCATCCTCAAGTACGCACACGACACCGACGGGTACGCCATCAAAAGCCCTGACTTCATCGAGGAGCGCAAACGACTCGAATGCGCTCAACGCGATCTCTCGCGGAAGGAACACGGCTCTGAGAATTGGGAGAAACAGCGGCAGGTCGTTGCCGAACGACACGCCAACCTCAAGCGGAAGCGTCGGGACTTCCTTCACAAGTTGTCGAACTACTACGCCCGAGAGTACGACCTCGTGGCTGTGGAGGACTTGGACGCGAAGGGGTTGGTCGAACTGCCGGGCAACTCGCGGAACCGGGCAGGAGCGGCTTGGGGGACGTTTCTGCGGATGCTCGAATACAAGTGCGAGCGCGAAGGGACGTACTTCGTCGCAGTTGATCCGAAAGATACGACGAAGGAGTGCGCGTCCTGCGGCGTCAAGACGGACAAGCCGCTGTGGGTTCGCGAACACTCGTGTCCGTCGTGTGGGTTCGAGGCGGACAGGGACGCGAATGCGGCGTGGAATATTCTTTCTCGCGGTCTCGAAGACGTAGGAGTGGGATACTCCGAATCAACGCCTGTGGAGACTGCGCTCCCTGTGGACACCGTTGTGTCTGCAAAGCGCGTCGTGGAAACAGGAAGCCCCACCCTCAAGGAGCGAACCGCGTCAGCGGTGAGCGAGTAG
- a CDS encoding RNA-guided endonuclease InsQ/TnpB family protein: protein MQRSTATTYPSTVDGRVACDYILPDGSETPPTKYVSDGDFEFRMAHLQYRDGDWYLHASMRKVEAGEESSESESEHRTVLGVDLGVNSFAVASTGRFWSADEFNHWRREYEKRRGSLQQCGSRYAHENIENVGQKEYGRFEIHLHTVANEIIEEAVESDCSHIVFEDLTHIRKNIPEAMWQHVWAFRRLYEYVEYKAEEHRIEAVQVDPRNTSKRCSTCGFTHDDNRHQESFECQKCGYENHADYNAAKNIGLQYLRRRQNANDGGAPVDVRLNRGTLNVSGEYVPPASTGA, encoded by the coding sequence GTGCAACGTTCCACCGCGACCACGTATCCCTCCACCGTTGACGGGCGCGTTGCGTGCGACTACATCCTTCCCGACGGCTCGGAGACGCCGCCAACGAAGTACGTCTCCGACGGGGACTTCGAGTTTCGGATGGCGCACTTACAGTACCGCGACGGTGACTGGTATCTCCACGCCTCGATGCGAAAGGTCGAAGCAGGCGAGGAATCGTCCGAATCCGAGTCCGAGCACAGAACAGTCCTCGGTGTGGATTTGGGTGTGAATAGCTTCGCCGTTGCTTCAACGGGGCGATTCTGGTCGGCAGACGAGTTCAACCACTGGCGTCGAGAATACGAAAAACGCCGTGGATCACTCCAACAATGTGGTTCTCGTTATGCCCACGAGAACATTGAGAACGTCGGGCAGAAAGAGTACGGACGTTTCGAGATACACCTACACACTGTGGCGAACGAGATCATTGAGGAGGCCGTCGAGAGCGACTGTTCGCATATCGTGTTCGAGGATTTGACCCACATTCGGAAGAACATCCCCGAGGCGATGTGGCAACACGTCTGGGCGTTCCGACGCCTCTACGAGTACGTCGAATACAAGGCCGAAGAACACCGCATCGAAGCTGTGCAGGTTGACCCGCGTAACACGTCGAAGCGTTGCTCGACGTGTGGGTTTACCCACGACGACAACCGCCACCAAGAGTCGTTCGAGTGTCAGAAGTGTGGGTACGAGAATCACGCGGATTACAACGCTGCGAAGAACATCGGTTTGCAGTATCTCCGTCGTCGGCAAAATGCAAACGATGGAGGCGCACCCGTAGATGTGCGCTTGAATCGCGGGACGCTGAACGTGAGCGGGGAGTACGTCCCCCCTGCCTCTACTGGGGCATAG
- a CDS encoding HVO_A0114 family putative DNA-binding protein has product MSNEPTDTEPTHDEFTPDPDEVEYPSTLRITSLPAKQAQAAAIERAEQWEDGEEVPHVVNFEDRSRLRQLLTDRRMELLEAVMERPPESIRALANRLDRDVHDVHDDLHLLAEYDIIHFEEDGRAKRPYVPYDTVRIEVEFGLPRGEGSESAASA; this is encoded by the coding sequence ATGAGCAACGAACCAACTGACACCGAACCCACACACGACGAATTTACGCCCGACCCGGACGAGGTCGAGTACCCTTCGACCCTCCGCATCACGTCGCTCCCCGCGAAGCAGGCGCAGGCGGCAGCCATCGAGCGCGCCGAACAGTGGGAGGACGGCGAGGAGGTTCCGCACGTCGTCAACTTCGAAGACCGTTCGCGGCTCCGCCAGTTGCTGACCGACCGGCGGATGGAGTTGCTCGAAGCGGTGATGGAGCGCCCGCCCGAGAGTATCCGCGCGCTGGCTAACCGCCTTGACCGTGACGTGCACGACGTCCACGACGATCTGCACCTGCTGGCCGAGTACGACATCATCCACTTCGAGGAGGACGGCCGCGCGAAGAGGCCGTACGTTCCCTACGACACGGTCCGAATCGAGGTTGAGTTCGGCCTCCCCCGCGGTGAAGGGTCAGAATCGGCCGCATCGGCGTAA
- a CDS encoding DUF2080 family transposase-associated protein, translating into MMDRFEIEGEEVLDGTAKPSGNSAHVIVPKRWRGADVKVVRVSDPDSDE; encoded by the coding sequence GTGATGGATAGGTTTGAAATCGAAGGAGAAGAAGTCCTCGACGGAACTGCAAAACCGTCGGGAAATAGTGCCCACGTCATCGTCCCCAAACGCTGGCGTGGAGCCGACGTGAAAGTCGTCCGCGTCTCCGACCCCGACTCTGACGAATAG
- a CDS encoding toxin-antitoxin system TumE family protein, which produces MASLTDDDLNGVNEGRKYPDGTVVRVFCMRTDRDAYPSGWAYKLHYGATEPDPPRTLDDGTIRRYDNSHEDTKGHELHVAPAPNPDIITFPGMVELWDRFWSEIPKSEFEVK; this is translated from the coding sequence ATGGCCTCACTGACCGACGACGACCTCAATGGCGTGAACGAGGGGCGAAAGTACCCCGACGGGACTGTCGTCCGCGTGTTCTGCATGCGGACAGACCGTGACGCGTACCCGTCTGGGTGGGCCTACAAGCTCCACTACGGTGCGACGGAGCCGGACCCGCCCCGCACGCTTGACGATGGGACGATCCGTCGGTACGACAACTCGCACGAGGACACCAAAGGGCACGAACTGCACGTTGCACCGGCCCCCAACCCAGACATCATCACGTTCCCCGGGATGGTCGAACTCTGGGACCGGTTCTGGAGCGAAATCCCGAAATCCGAGTTCGAGGTCAAGTGA
- a CDS encoding DUF7342 family protein — MDITNIPDEAYAGDESPPDSGELESLESLLTGGPIRERLLDVVTGLRTPAKVSEIADLAGCDTETARDYLAWFDEMGMVHRYGGRPVRYERNDAYFQWRRIDQIREGYSDQEIVGALSDAIEQIEEYRSQFDADDPDDVSLVEASRNMATEDAWEALSEWKTLERRAALLDAARRGYPALRKGPDHIDA; from the coding sequence ATGGATATCACCAACATTCCCGATGAGGCGTACGCTGGCGACGAATCACCGCCCGATTCCGGCGAACTAGAGTCACTGGAATCGCTCCTCACGGGCGGACCGATCCGCGAGCGGCTTCTTGATGTCGTCACTGGGCTTCGAACCCCCGCGAAGGTCTCCGAGATCGCTGACCTCGCTGGCTGCGATACCGAGACTGCCCGAGACTATCTAGCGTGGTTTGACGAGATGGGAATGGTCCACCGCTACGGCGGCCGCCCTGTCCGGTACGAACGGAACGATGCGTACTTCCAGTGGCGACGCATCGACCAGATCCGCGAAGGATACAGCGATCAGGAGATCGTCGGGGCGCTCTCAGACGCCATCGAACAGATCGAAGAATACAGATCCCAGTTCGACGCAGACGATCCCGACGATGTCTCCCTCGTCGAAGCGAGTCGGAATATGGCAACCGAGGACGCGTGGGAGGCACTTTCTGAGTGGAAGACGCTCGAACGCAGAGCGGCCCTGCTTGACGCGGCGCGACGTGGCTACCCGGCCCTCAGGAAAGGCCCAGATCATATCGATGCCTGA
- a CDS encoding PIN domain-containing protein gives MIIDSSYLFDLMAEDPDAFSKGTELAEDGEMQWLPTPVVAEIYYGVFTARSNTSEKAVRNRILGYPRIDVDEEIAWKAGKLLAAADDCGGNAGVGANGGYIAAMADVLDDAVLTDNVEDFEVLGVPVETY, from the coding sequence ATGATCATTGATTCCTCGTATCTCTTCGACCTGATGGCGGAGGACCCGGATGCGTTCTCGAAGGGCACGGAACTCGCTGAGGACGGTGAGATGCAGTGGTTGCCAACTCCGGTAGTCGCTGAGATCTACTACGGCGTGTTTACGGCCCGCAGCAATACCTCCGAGAAGGCGGTGCGGAATCGCATCCTTGGGTACCCGCGCATCGACGTTGACGAAGAGATCGCGTGGAAAGCCGGAAAACTACTCGCGGCGGCAGACGACTGTGGAGGGAACGCTGGCGTCGGGGCGAACGGCGGGTACATCGCCGCGATGGCCGACGTCCTTGACGACGCGGTCCTGACAGACAACGTCGAAGATTTCGAAGTGTTGGGTGTGCCAGTCGAGACCTACTAG
- a CDS encoding RNA-guided endonuclease InsQ/TnpB family protein has translation MADDYVRRTAITRLSVDGEQRELLEETISEWKRGCQLATDMAWGKCDAKSDVQPLAYDTVREDTDLRSQHAILATHQAAQAITGCLERRSKGKKVSKPTFTAPTVKYDTRTMTLFDDDTVSLSTTESRVRCDLALPDADDGYQRQYLDSEEWSVTESTLTARDGDYFLHIGFRRHKNDTERNTAKDGTVLGVDLGIENLAVTSTAYFFSGRELTHDLREFEKVRAGLQQTGTRSAHRTLDQSSGRELRYVRDVLHRASNAIIAEALRYECDVIAFEDLTHIRDRTGASWGHKWAFRTLYEQVEYKAEAEGISVKQVGSAYTSKRCAECGFTADENRPTRNDFRCVKCESEANADYNAAKNIGLRYVRRGQQSSRRTGNSQLALKSGTVTPSGGFIAHPDGVEAEDTDKPHPQRANPSG, from the coding sequence GTGGCAGACGACTACGTGCGTCGGACAGCAATCACCCGCCTCTCAGTGGATGGTGAGCAACGCGAGTTGCTAGAGGAAACCATCTCCGAGTGGAAGCGTGGGTGCCAACTCGCTACGGACATGGCGTGGGGCAAATGCGACGCCAAAAGCGACGTACAGCCCCTCGCCTACGACACCGTCCGCGAAGACACCGACCTCAGGAGTCAGCACGCGATTCTCGCCACCCACCAGGCCGCACAAGCCATCACCGGCTGTCTCGAACGCCGGTCAAAAGGCAAGAAGGTGAGCAAGCCCACCTTCACTGCACCGACCGTGAAATACGACACTCGAACGATGACACTGTTTGACGACGATACGGTGTCCCTCTCCACCACGGAGAGTCGCGTCCGGTGTGACCTTGCTCTCCCTGACGCCGACGACGGCTACCAACGGCAGTACCTCGACTCCGAGGAGTGGAGCGTCACGGAAAGTACGCTCACTGCCCGCGACGGCGACTACTTTTTGCATATCGGTTTCCGCCGACACAAGAACGATACCGAACGGAACACCGCCAAGGACGGAACGGTTCTCGGGGTTGACCTCGGTATCGAAAACCTCGCCGTTACGAGTACCGCCTACTTCTTTAGCGGGCGAGAACTAACCCATGACCTCCGCGAGTTTGAGAAGGTACGCGCTGGACTCCAACAGACCGGGACGAGAAGCGCCCACCGAACGCTTGACCAGTCCAGTGGTCGGGAACTTCGCTACGTCAGAGACGTGCTTCACCGAGCGTCGAACGCCATTATTGCGGAAGCACTCCGGTACGAGTGCGACGTGATCGCGTTCGAGGACTTAACCCATATCCGCGACCGTACGGGAGCGTCGTGGGGCCACAAGTGGGCGTTCCGAACGCTCTACGAGCAAGTGGAGTACAAAGCTGAAGCCGAAGGTATCTCGGTGAAACAAGTTGGTTCGGCGTACACATCAAAGCGGTGCGCCGAGTGCGGATTCACGGCTGACGAGAATCGACCGACTCGCAACGACTTCAGATGCGTGAAGTGCGAGTCGGAGGCGAACGCGGATTACAACGCCGCGAAGAATATTGGACTGCGGTATGTCCGTCGGGGCCAACAGTCGTCTCGACGAACGGGCAACAGTCAGCTTGCCCTAAAGTCTGGAACAGTGACGCCGAGTGGCGGATTCATCGCCCACCCTGACGGGGTCGAGGCCGAGGACACGGACAAGCCCCACCCTCAACGAGCGAACCCGTCAGGGTGA
- a CDS encoding toxin-antitoxin system TumE family protein, which produces MPATVVYREKDEKPDGSQYEMVAWQVPVSEDFPQGLKYSFQYIDADGDTLLRYDNAPYHLDVGRHHRHPPEGDITKLEFTDLSDLIEDFQNEVTEIYEQRTN; this is translated from the coding sequence ATGCCAGCGACGGTCGTGTACCGGGAAAAAGACGAAAAACCGGACGGAAGTCAGTACGAGATGGTCGCGTGGCAGGTCCCGGTGAGCGAGGACTTCCCGCAGGGACTGAAGTACAGCTTCCAGTACATCGACGCTGACGGCGACACACTCCTGCGGTACGACAACGCGCCCTACCACCTGGATGTCGGACGGCATCATCGGCACCCACCTGAGGGCGACATCACGAAACTGGAGTTTACAGACCTCTCCGACCTGATCGAGGACTTCCAGAACGAGGTGACCGAAATCTATGAGCAACGAACCAACTGA